From one Cyanobacterium stanieri PCC 7202 genomic stretch:
- a CDS encoding Tetratricopeptide TPR_1 repeat-containing protein (PFAM: Tetratricopeptide repeat~InterPro IPR001440:IPR019734:IPR013026~KEGG: ptm:GSPATT00039334001 hypothetical protein~PFAM: Tetratricopeptide TPR_1 repeat-containing protein~SPTR: Chromosome undetermined scaffold_413, whole genome shotgun sequence.) produces MGVIFLAQCLTQEKANSLAQYYDGLVWKIRDDITSKCEGLVKQDFEGNWWGCVLNDATNWTAVDVSESNYRVLIVEELHSLIKDTFVSAPPFEYGMRLDIIKREDLDTLLTDSSYKIHYSYLISEKAQNEFGSRLTTKYHVDLILSESFWTRLNKPQNFEFFVDGYVYLEALKEVISGDIKAPPKDVLEGKTMRVSLDYEKADSLYKKALDLRAQRKFIDALDYFNQAQILYPFSPAIHLDKAITLFTLNRLSEALSSCDSCLILKPNIVKDAIMVRQLKGDILSKQGKLEEALNFFDEALSIHPNNHHNFQEHYYSAIQKAEILNQLGRKKEALDACNLAVRFNPYDQSRTRALWSKIISQ; encoded by the coding sequence GTGGGAGTAATTTTTTTAGCTCAATGTCTTACCCAAGAAAAAGCGAATAGTTTAGCTCAATATTATGATGGTCTTGTTTGGAAAATTAGAGATGATATTACATCAAAATGTGAGGGGTTGGTTAAACAAGATTTTGAAGGAAATTGGTGGGGTTGTGTTCTTAATGATGCTACTAATTGGACTGCCGTTGATGTTTCAGAATCTAATTATCGTGTTTTGATTGTGGAAGAGTTACACTCACTAATTAAAGACACTTTTGTTTCGGCTCCACCCTTTGAATATGGCATGAGATTGGACATTATAAAGAGGGAAGATTTAGATACTTTATTAACAGATAGTAGTTATAAAATACATTATAGTTATTTGATTTCTGAAAAAGCACAAAACGAATTTGGCTCACGATTAACAACTAAATATCATGTTGACTTAATATTATCAGAATCCTTCTGGACAAGGTTAAATAAGCCACAAAATTTTGAGTTTTTTGTTGATGGTTATGTTTATTTGGAGGCTTTAAAAGAAGTGATTTCAGGGGATATAAAAGCTCCTCCAAAAGATGTTTTGGAGGGGAAAACAATGCGAGTCAGTTTAGATTATGAAAAAGCCGATTCATTATATAAAAAAGCCCTTGATTTGAGAGCTCAACGTAAATTTATCGATGCCTTGGATTATTTTAATCAAGCACAAATACTATACCCTTTTTCTCCTGCCATTCATCTGGATAAGGCCATTACTCTTTTTACGTTAAATAGATTATCTGAGGCGTTAAGTTCTTGTGATTCTTGTTTAATTTTAAAACCTAACATAGTTAAGGATGCTATTATGGTTCGTCAATTAAAAGGGGATATTTTATCGAAACAAGGCAAATTAGAAGAAGCTCTCAATTTTTTTGACGAAGCCTTGAGTATTCATCCTAACAATCACCATAATTTCCAAGAACATTATTATTCTGCCATTCAAAAAGCAGAGATATTAAATCAATTGGGCAGAAAAAAAGAGGCTTTAGATGCTTGTAATTTGGCTGTAAGATTTAATCCTTATGACCAATCTAGGACTAGGGCTTTATGGTCAAAAATTATTTCTCAATAA
- a CDS encoding Succinylglutamate desuccinylase/aspartoacylase (PFAM: Succinylglutamate desuccinylase / Aspartoacylase family~COGs: COG3608 deacylase~InterPro IPR007036~KEGG: cyc:PCC7424_3660 succinylglutamate desuccinylase/aspartoacylase~PFAM: Succinylglutamate desuccinylase/aspartoacylase~SPTR: Succinylglutamate desuccinylase/aspartoacylase): MSKINIAGEEIAPSQVKQIQIPVAKLPTQTMMSLPVTVINGKEDGARLWLSAAIHGDEINGVEIIRRVVSLINPQRLKGCIIAVPIVNVFGFIEQSRYLPDRRDLNRSFPGSESGSLASRLAELFMREVVANCTHGIDLHTAAIHRVNLPQIRANLEDEETRQCAIAFNTPVMIHATTRDGSLRQAASKKGIPILLYEGGEALRFDGKAIDMGVRGILRVMNYLKMYNIYNHDLEQKSIIVNKSKWIRASSSGIYLLETELGAEVRKKQVLGKITDPFGNKSVAIKAPFNGIVIGHVQNPLVNQGDAIIHLASAEEI, translated from the coding sequence GTGAGTAAAATAAACATTGCGGGGGAAGAAATTGCCCCTTCTCAGGTGAAGCAGATACAAATTCCCGTGGCAAAGTTGCCAACTCAGACAATGATGTCTTTGCCTGTGACGGTGATTAATGGTAAGGAGGATGGGGCGAGGTTATGGTTGAGTGCGGCGATTCACGGGGATGAGATTAACGGGGTGGAGATTATCCGCCGTGTGGTTTCTTTAATCAATCCTCAGCGTTTGAAAGGCTGTATCATTGCGGTGCCTATTGTCAATGTGTTTGGTTTTATTGAACAATCCCGCTATTTGCCTGATAGAAGGGATTTGAATCGTTCTTTTCCCGGTTCAGAATCAGGTTCGTTGGCTTCTCGTTTAGCGGAACTTTTTATGCGAGAGGTGGTGGCGAATTGTACCCATGGCATTGATTTACATACGGCGGCGATTCACCGTGTTAATTTACCCCAAATTCGAGCAAACCTTGAGGATGAGGAAACAAGACAATGTGCGATCGCCTTTAACACTCCAGTAATGATTCATGCTACCACGAGAGACGGTTCTTTGCGTCAAGCCGCCAGTAAAAAAGGTATTCCCATCCTATTGTACGAAGGGGGAGAAGCCCTCAGATTTGACGGTAAAGCCATTGATATGGGGGTAAGGGGAATTTTACGGGTGATGAATTACCTAAAAATGTACAATATTTATAACCATGACTTGGAACAAAAATCCATCATTGTTAACAAATCGAAATGGATTCGGGCATCGAGTAGCGGTATATATTTATTAGAAACAGAATTGGGGGCAGAGGTAAGGAAAAAGCAGGTTTTAGGAAAAATTACTGATCCCTTTGGTAACAAAAGCGTTGCCATCAAAGCTCCTTTTAACGGTATAGTAATTGGTCATGTACAAAATCCCCTCGTCAATCAGGGGGATGCTATCATTCATTTGGCTTCTGCCGAGGAAATATAA
- a CDS encoding hypothetical protein (InterPro IPR017260~KEGG: cyp:PCC8801_2583 hypothetical protein~SPTR: Putative uncharacterized protein) — protein sequence MTKLLEFSESDNRLSNRFIELDPQGYFIISIDREKELICAEHYSNAINDQGLAVDPDTGEVIACKGAKPRQAVTKFTGKTAKEICIKLFEEISPAPVSMFDHAAYLGREFVRAEIALKTGEDYIQD from the coding sequence ATGACAAAATTATTGGAATTTAGCGAGTCTGACAATAGATTATCTAATCGTTTCATAGAATTAGATCCTCAAGGATATTTTATCATCTCCATTGACCGAGAAAAAGAGTTAATTTGTGCTGAACATTATAGCAATGCTATTAATGACCAAGGTTTGGCAGTTGATCCTGATACGGGGGAAGTGATAGCCTGTAAGGGTGCAAAACCCCGTCAAGCGGTGACAAAATTTACGGGCAAAACTGCGAAGGAAATTTGTATCAAACTTTTTGAGGAAATCAGTCCTGCCCCTGTTAGTATGTTTGATCATGCCGCTTATTTGGGTAGGGAGTTTGTAAGGGCAGAAATTGCCCTCAAGACTGGAGAGGATTATATTCAAGATTAA
- a CDS encoding hypothetical protein (KEGG: cyc:PCC7424_1985 hypothetical protein~SPTR: Putative uncharacterized protein), with protein MINKNPEENLNKFWLSLYLMPVIGVIFALITVLFSSEYKTIQVKKVSRLSLNLGGGWLIIYSSLWLGSIVSNDLFSLRLMYLNGMLTTGYFLLCLFFLIKLWASKIDP; from the coding sequence ATGATTAATAAAAATCCTGAAGAAAATTTAAATAAATTCTGGTTATCTTTATATTTAATGCCTGTAATTGGCGTTATTTTTGCTCTTATAACTGTACTTTTTTCCTCAGAATATAAAACCATCCAAGTAAAGAAAGTAAGCCGTTTATCTCTCAATTTAGGAGGAGGATGGTTAATAATTTATAGTAGCTTATGGTTAGGAAGTATTGTTAGTAATGACTTATTTTCTCTTCGTTTAATGTATCTTAATGGGATGTTGACCACAGGTTATTTTTTATTATGTTTGTTTTTTCTCATTAAATTGTGGGCGAGTAAAATTGACCCTTAA
- a CDS encoding arsenate reductase and related protein (PFAM: ArsC family~TIGRFAM: transcriptional regulator, Spx/MgsR family~COGs: COG1393 Arsenate reductase and related protein glutaredoxin family~InterPro IPR006660:IPR006504~KEGG: npu:Npun_F2949 arsenate reductase and related~PFAM: arsenate reductase and related~SPTR: Putative uncharacterized protein), whose protein sequence is MKSILVYGIPNCGTCKKAMQWLEDNDINYEFINTKENKPTKEMITDWVKSLGSKSMRNTSGMSYRALGEEKKTWSDEQWIEAFSEDAMLLKRPLFVKDGEAVLVGFRANDAVKREKLSWTST, encoded by the coding sequence ATGAAATCAATCTTAGTCTATGGTATTCCTAACTGTGGCACTTGTAAAAAAGCCATGCAATGGTTAGAAGATAACGATATTAACTACGAATTTATCAACACCAAAGAAAATAAACCCACCAAAGAAATGATTACAGACTGGGTAAAATCCTTGGGTAGTAAATCCATGCGTAATACCTCGGGCATGTCTTACCGTGCCTTGGGGGAGGAGAAAAAGACATGGAGCGATGAACAATGGATTGAGGCTTTTTCTGAAGATGCTATGCTATTAAAAAGACCTTTGTTTGTCAAAGATGGGGAGGCAGTTTTAGTGGGATTTCGTGCCAACGATGCCGTTAAACGAGAAAAATTGTCATGGACATCAACCTAA